The Cohnella abietis genome has a segment encoding these proteins:
- a CDS encoding carbohydrate binding domain-containing protein, translating into MKIRFKVSAFYYVVCFSFAVLAVILFSAPTSAYAANYYISNNNCSNTNTGNSGTLTGGNEGPWCDFTPVNTKTFAAGDAIYLERGSSWTQEFKPAGGSGTSANWILVDAYGTGERPIIRGNNNATDRTFTLRNADYWEVRNLEISHAGIGPQFLYSTIGHQGIIFKNNYIHDMVGGPNAIAVQVRSADVAALPTAGQWLVKDVEISENKIGPTSSYGVVVMHNNAAAPTNTFQNIKLNNNDLQDISAKAIVFMNVQDSYWTGNRIDRAANVNQAGGTTASFLFGTKNITIANNLFLNTPDTGSTDQSAIDNEGKNDANHFRGNYFANNFGGALEWLMCNCIVPDRLGTDFNSNNEVLGNTFVNNGLGALWATSDTGQSTGTITDNLFFENEFLRDESRFTAWSSIVNNVFVPSPSKINNAANDFGAVGHSGNWSQQLYDGTSYTNLNYDSTEKWYGTTGGYISQFNLRASDTATDWISRAWTAPYSGIVSLRGQAFINSVGGDGVLVRVTQNGQVIWPVSSNSQSISSNDYTGYATNLDSISVAQNDVIRFEVNNGGIDGANDAVSWTPTIAYTSGGHSSADEASVPGHITDLAVSSTQHNKAILTWTASGSNGGTGTASRYDIRYSTSPITEQNWSTATKVVERPFPQISGTSQSVTIPLLDANTLYYFAIKTINEIPNESSLSNVTSSSTNADITELVNPGFEEGIVAPWGAQGASIDVSNIYAHTGNYSLWASNRSDTWAGAFQDITSLLNSKGQGTYSFGVWAKFANHSSGGMVTLNITDSAGAHWYTTPITMISSDEFTKIIGIKDIAWTGTVTRASIYFQSDSSMEDIYLDDFFLDRAIETTSASTLMGDHLVNSDSEFELTYGLEGINEIGFDHIYAQDLTITFDSTKLEYISVSSLKAGFTVISDEEIAPGKVRIIAVSKGSSIAAIGEWLKFVFKAKTFVVPMDVTVNVSAILIANIQGDELEIAGSSLAFKIQNRGDLNGDGRISIGDLAIAGSYYGKTFSDPNWNNIYKKADINQDNVIDIADLSAIAQLILN; encoded by the coding sequence ATGAAAATCAGATTCAAAGTATCAGCTTTTTATTATGTAGTGTGTTTTAGTTTCGCGGTATTAGCAGTTATTTTATTTAGTGCACCCACTTCTGCGTACGCAGCAAATTATTACATCAGTAATAATAACTGTAGCAATACGAATACTGGTAATTCCGGAACACTCACGGGTGGCAATGAAGGTCCATGGTGTGATTTTACCCCTGTAAATACGAAGACATTTGCTGCAGGTGATGCGATTTACCTGGAACGGGGCAGCAGCTGGACGCAGGAATTCAAGCCAGCAGGCGGTTCGGGAACTTCAGCAAACTGGATTCTCGTTGATGCTTATGGAACCGGTGAGCGGCCTATCATCCGTGGGAATAATAATGCAACAGATAGGACGTTTACGCTTAGGAATGCTGATTATTGGGAAGTCCGCAATCTTGAGATTAGTCATGCAGGAATAGGACCGCAGTTTCTCTATTCAACGATTGGACATCAGGGCATTATTTTCAAAAACAATTATATTCATGACATGGTTGGAGGTCCAAATGCAATAGCGGTTCAGGTAAGAAGTGCGGATGTAGCCGCTCTGCCAACTGCTGGACAATGGCTAGTAAAGGATGTTGAAATTTCTGAAAATAAAATTGGTCCAACTTCATCCTATGGTGTAGTTGTTATGCATAATAATGCTGCGGCTCCTACCAATACCTTTCAAAATATCAAGTTGAATAATAATGATTTGCAAGACATATCAGCCAAAGCAATTGTATTTATGAATGTACAGGATTCTTATTGGACGGGAAACCGAATAGACCGTGCTGCAAATGTAAATCAAGCGGGTGGAACTACGGCGAGCTTCTTATTCGGCACAAAAAATATAACGATTGCCAACAATTTATTCTTGAATACGCCTGATACGGGATCGACGGATCAATCAGCGATTGATAATGAAGGGAAAAATGATGCAAACCATTTTAGAGGCAACTACTTTGCCAACAACTTTGGTGGTGCCTTGGAATGGCTCATGTGTAATTGCATAGTTCCAGACCGACTAGGTACAGACTTTAACAGCAACAACGAGGTGTTAGGAAATACCTTTGTAAATAACGGTCTCGGAGCATTATGGGCGACAAGTGATACAGGGCAATCTACGGGCACTATTACTGACAATTTGTTCTTTGAGAATGAATTCCTAAGAGACGAAAGCCGCTTCACAGCCTGGTCATCAATAGTCAATAATGTATTCGTTCCGTCACCTTCCAAAATCAATAATGCTGCCAACGATTTCGGAGCTGTTGGACATTCTGGAAATTGGTCGCAGCAATTATACGATGGCACCAGCTATACGAATCTGAACTATGACTCTACCGAGAAATGGTACGGAACTACCGGCGGCTATATTTCGCAGTTTAATCTACGTGCTTCTGATACAGCAACAGACTGGATTTCCAGAGCTTGGACAGCGCCTTATAGTGGCATTGTAAGTCTACGAGGGCAAGCCTTCATAAATAGTGTCGGTGGAGACGGGGTATTGGTTCGCGTAACTCAGAATGGTCAAGTTATTTGGCCTGTTTCCAGCAATTCGCAGTCCATATCATCCAATGACTATACAGGATATGCAACTAATTTGGATTCCATCTCTGTTGCTCAGAATGATGTTATCCGCTTTGAAGTAAATAATGGAGGAATTGATGGGGCAAATGATGCCGTTAGTTGGACGCCTACTATTGCTTATACTAGTGGAGGTCATAGTAGCGCTGATGAAGCATCAGTGCCTGGTCACATTACAGATCTTGCAGTTAGTTCAACTCAACATAATAAAGCTATATTGACTTGGACTGCATCAGGTAGCAACGGAGGCACAGGAACTGCTTCGCGTTATGACATTCGGTATTCAACTTCGCCAATTACCGAACAGAACTGGTCCACTGCAACAAAAGTAGTAGAGAGACCATTCCCACAAATATCGGGGACATCACAATCTGTTACTATCCCCCTTTTGGATGCAAATACTCTTTATTATTTTGCTATAAAGACAATAAATGAAATACCTAATGAATCTTCGCTGTCCAATGTAACAAGCTCTTCAACGAATGCAGATATAACCGAATTAGTGAATCCTGGGTTTGAAGAGGGAATTGTTGCGCCATGGGGTGCACAGGGTGCATCGATTGATGTGAGCAATATCTATGCGCACACGGGCAACTATTCGCTGTGGGCCTCTAATCGTTCTGATACATGGGCAGGGGCATTTCAGGATATTACAAGTTTATTAAATTCGAAGGGACAAGGAACCTATTCCTTCGGAGTGTGGGCCAAGTTTGCAAACCATTCTTCAGGTGGAATGGTAACGCTTAATATTACAGATAGTGCAGGCGCGCATTGGTACACGACTCCCATTACGATGATAAGTAGTGATGAGTTTACGAAAATTATAGGCATTAAAGATATTGCATGGACAGGTACGGTTACCCGCGCAAGTATATATTTTCAATCTGATAGCTCTATGGAAGATATTTACTTAGATGATTTCTTTCTCGATAGGGCAATAGAGACAACAAGTGCATCAACCTTAATGGGTGATCATTTGGTTAATAGTGATTCGGAATTTGAACTGACGTATGGTCTTGAAGGGATTAACGAGATTGGATTTGATCATATTTATGCCCAAGATCTAACGATCACTTTTGATTCCACCAAGTTAGAGTATATCTCCGTCTCTTCATTAAAAGCAGGATTTACTGTTATTAGCGATGAGGAGATTGCACCTGGGAAAGTAAGGATCATCGCGGTTTCAAAAGGCTCCAGTATAGCAGCCATTGGAGAATGGTTAAAGTTTGTTTTCAAAGCTAAAACCTTTGTTGTGCCAATGGATGTAACCGTTAATGTCAGCGCTATATTGATAGCCAACATTCAGGGTGATGAGCTCGAAATCGCTGGTTCTTCTCTAGCCTTTAAAATCCAAAACCGTGGGGACTTGAACGGAGATGGTCGCATTAGCATAGGGGATTTAGCAATTGCGGGCTCCTATTATGGAAAGACCTTCTCGGATCCGAACTGGAACAATATATACAAAAAAGCGGATATCAATCAAGACAATGTGATTGACATTGCAGATCTGTCAGCCATTGCTCAGCTTATTCTGAATTAA
- a CDS encoding S-layer homology domain-containing protein codes for MKITRWISLFAVISLLFTTLFSVHVFAASSSSYSLQPSSSTIIAGDEFTITISGNRLMDLFGYEVNVSYDTGLLQFQGAVNSIGGFAIEPIVQQGKITFAGTKIGQAQGDSGTATLCTLRFKAVASGIADITLTSVKEINSQLMSTTQLSNTATKVTVNSVEISTPNDGVSVSGTTIVKIQDSIAVVNVEANRRSVSIPIREIGELPVSIRTGSLTINIKAELLKALKKQLGNSEGALLEVMFPPVDNINAVETVLKKNKAKVNIVGEVFDVSISLKATNGHQVIAEQVGSNVELIFSYKGNVLDAKLLGIYYINSDLTNWEYIDSIVNAQTETVTATLTHLSQYALVEYNKSFSDIPSTHWAFRTIQILAAKHIVNGVTIEEFNPNKATTRAEFTSLLVRALDLKASSFQGSSFVDVTSDAWYAKDVEAAYTTGLVNGVSKERFMPDAVMTREQMAASILRAFKWKNKQEVQPVNARDTFKDDSGISSWAREDVHMALTTGLMKGKPGNVFQPKSATSRVEAAQAIMNLLTVR; via the coding sequence ATGAAAATAACGAGATGGATATCTCTATTTGCAGTAATTTCTTTACTTTTTACAACCCTCTTCTCCGTACATGTCTTCGCAGCTTCATCATCTTCTTACTCGTTGCAGCCCTCCTCTTCAACGATAATAGCGGGCGACGAGTTCACGATTACGATTAGTGGAAATAGGCTCATGGATCTGTTCGGATATGAAGTTAACGTATCTTATGATACTGGTCTCTTACAGTTTCAAGGAGCGGTAAATTCTATTGGAGGATTTGCTATTGAACCTATTGTGCAGCAAGGCAAAATTACATTTGCGGGTACAAAAATTGGTCAAGCTCAAGGTGACAGTGGGACAGCTACATTATGTACATTGCGTTTTAAGGCAGTGGCTTCGGGTATAGCCGACATTACGTTGACTTCAGTGAAAGAAATTAACAGCCAACTCATGTCTACTACACAGCTTTCTAATACGGCTACCAAAGTTACTGTTAACTCTGTTGAAATATCAACGCCCAATGATGGCGTGAGTGTCAGCGGTACAACTATTGTGAAGATACAAGATTCAATAGCCGTAGTGAATGTTGAAGCGAATCGAAGGTCAGTTTCTATTCCTATTCGCGAAATTGGAGAGTTACCGGTTAGTATTCGTACTGGCTCTCTGACAATTAACATAAAGGCGGAGTTGCTGAAAGCCTTGAAGAAGCAATTAGGCAATAGTGAAGGAGCCTTATTGGAGGTAATGTTCCCTCCAGTTGATAATATAAATGCTGTTGAAACTGTATTGAAGAAAAATAAGGCCAAGGTGAATATAGTCGGAGAAGTGTTTGACGTCAGTATCAGCCTTAAAGCGACTAATGGACACCAAGTAATCGCTGAACAAGTGGGGTCAAATGTAGAGCTAATATTCTCTTATAAGGGCAATGTGCTCGATGCTAAGCTTCTAGGTATATATTATATCAACAGCGATCTTACTAATTGGGAATATATAGATTCCATTGTTAATGCTCAAACAGAAACAGTTACTGCTACACTTACTCATCTAAGTCAATATGCGCTAGTGGAATATAATAAGTCTTTTAGTGATATACCTTCTACGCACTGGGCCTTCCGTACAATACAGATTCTGGCTGCTAAGCATATTGTTAATGGTGTGACGATTGAAGAGTTCAATCCCAATAAAGCAACGACTAGAGCTGAGTTCACTTCACTGTTAGTAAGAGCACTTGATCTTAAGGCATCAAGCTTTCAAGGCTCATCGTTCGTCGATGTTACTTCAGATGCTTGGTATGCTAAAGATGTTGAAGCTGCGTATACAACCGGTTTGGTCAATGGCGTATCCAAGGAGCGATTTATGCCGGACGCAGTGATGACGCGCGAGCAAATGGCCGCATCTATTTTAAGAGCATTTAAATGGAAAAATAAACAAGAAGTACAGCCCGTGAATGCACGTGATACCTTTAAAGATGATAGCGGCATATCCAGCTGGGCTAGAGAGGACGTACATATGGCTCTCACTACTGGACTCATGAAGGGTAAACCGGGAAATGTATTTCAACCCAAATCCGCTACTTCTCGAGTAGAAGCGGCACAGGCGATTATGAATTTACTGACAGTAAGGTGA
- a CDS encoding ADP-ribosylglycohydrolase family protein, giving the protein MKLSLQDYRSKLEGCWLGKNIGGTLGAPFECKRGVFDVSFYTQELYGEPLPNDDLDLQLIWLNAAEKYGTAVNARILAEYWISYISPNMGEYGAGKNNLRAGLVPPLSGYYHNLYRDSNGAFIRSEIWACLAPGHPEIAAKYAYEDAIVDHSHEGVYAEVFCAAIESAAFVESDTYRLIAIGLSYIPEESGVAKAVKTAIESYQSGVTWQEARINVLTAVPGSFGLLSTSAIDPQQDDVPVGPIGYDAPSNVGIMIIGWLYGEGDFEKSICIATNCGEDTDCTAATIGSILGIILGKEGLPSKWLDPIGDTIKTITLNVCDQGTRIPTTVGELTERVLRLAPTFLGTEYCDLLHAGEGYQVEMNEGDQLFDHPVRINAWKNKSFKDTLSLSPFGVKYDFSIFNAFIDYGQDPIVSAGKPRTFKLVIENNLFMQQFIQVKWHVPAEWEVTPGTHLSVPLEHYHCNIGTTEIEFTLTAHQLNQPRYDLLIEMTSVGRPTKGIVPIVLLNTGN; this is encoded by the coding sequence GTGAAGCTAAGCTTACAAGACTACAGAAGTAAATTGGAAGGCTGTTGGCTAGGGAAAAATATTGGAGGTACATTGGGTGCTCCGTTTGAATGCAAACGCGGTGTATTCGATGTGTCATTTTATACGCAAGAACTATATGGTGAACCTCTGCCGAATGATGATTTAGACTTACAGCTCATATGGTTAAATGCAGCTGAGAAATACGGAACTGCAGTAAACGCTCGTATACTTGCTGAATACTGGATATCTTATATCTCACCTAATATGGGTGAATATGGTGCGGGGAAGAATAATCTGCGAGCAGGATTAGTACCTCCCTTATCTGGCTATTATCATAATCTTTACCGCGATAGCAATGGAGCGTTTATACGTTCAGAGATTTGGGCGTGTTTGGCACCAGGTCATCCGGAAATTGCTGCAAAATATGCCTATGAGGATGCAATTGTCGATCATAGTCATGAGGGTGTATATGCCGAGGTGTTCTGTGCTGCGATTGAGAGTGCGGCGTTCGTAGAAAGCGATACGTATCGTTTAATAGCAATAGGCTTATCTTATATCCCTGAGGAGTCTGGTGTTGCCAAGGCTGTGAAAACTGCAATTGAATCCTATCAATCAGGAGTTACCTGGCAGGAAGCAAGAATAAATGTATTAACAGCTGTCCCTGGAAGCTTCGGATTGCTTAGTACTTCGGCAATTGATCCACAACAGGATGATGTACCCGTTGGACCGATCGGTTATGATGCGCCAAGCAATGTAGGCATCATGATCATTGGCTGGTTATACGGAGAAGGGGATTTCGAAAAAAGCATTTGCATTGCGACTAACTGTGGTGAAGATACAGACTGTACAGCGGCAACAATTGGCTCCATTCTCGGGATTATTCTTGGCAAAGAAGGGCTCCCATCGAAATGGTTAGATCCCATTGGAGATACAATTAAGACGATTACCCTAAATGTATGTGATCAGGGTACACGAATCCCTACCACCGTTGGAGAGCTGACTGAGCGCGTACTCAGGCTTGCTCCTACATTCCTTGGTACAGAGTATTGTGATCTGCTTCATGCTGGAGAAGGCTATCAAGTTGAGATGAACGAAGGGGATCAACTGTTTGATCATCCTGTGCGCATTAATGCATGGAAAAATAAAAGCTTCAAGGATACGTTATCCCTAAGCCCATTTGGGGTTAAATACGATTTTTCCATATTTAATGCTTTCATAGATTATGGACAAGACCCCATAGTGAGTGCTGGGAAACCTCGTACATTCAAGTTAGTTATCGAAAATAATCTGTTCATGCAACAGTTTATCCAGGTGAAATGGCATGTTCCAGCAGAATGGGAAGTAACCCCTGGAACCCATCTTAGCGTTCCTCTGGAGCATTATCATTGCAACATTGGAACGACCGAAATAGAGTTTACACTAACGGCTCATCAATTAAATCAACCGAGATACGATCTCTTAATCGAAATGACATCTGTAGGGCGTCCTACGAAAGGGATCGTTCCAATCGTACTATTGAATACTGGTAATTAA
- a CDS encoding sensor histidine kinase, translated as MKKFKFRFSSFGMSKKLVIIFVFMLIIPITISAIVSYNYYRESIEQNTADYVSQTSMEVLNKIEDYIDDMRMITKIPMYSSELQSYLASPEKGIEKDIRIDFYIRLMSEMKKGTNAVYIFDNYGNSFYHNSLGSNEEAATHYDKLKQIARNQSGSAVLINTQAVKTDSGKTKYILTMVRDIIDLTTYQPIGFVAVETDLSTVEAYFKHLDQITGGKTIIVDEQNSVIFDSAYENISSNWRDKESIEKSPNASGNFHIEKNGEQYYSIYLSSQKLGWKVYVYVKTKELFSKANKIRNSTMIVTSVILLVTLLSSILISWAFTKPLRVLTGLMKKVQEGDFMVSFPVRFLDEVGILGVNFNRMIKKIVELINDVQVASFRKQEAEMEALQAQINPHFIYNTLETLRMKALINEDREVSEMALFLGKLLRYSIIKSGEIVTVKQELEHLTNYIKLQNYRFKNRYHLTIAIDPELEKYAMIKLVFQPIVENAIFHGLEKRSGQGTITISSKMEGEYYYVLFEDDGVGISPEQVKKLNSRIQLGNVAPNDKGDTGNGIGLHNVNERIKLHYGTKYGLTIESELDKGVIVFLKLPSVKSHVLLK; from the coding sequence GTGAAGAAGTTCAAATTTAGATTTTCCAGCTTTGGTATGTCTAAGAAGCTCGTTATTATTTTTGTTTTTATGTTGATTATTCCTATAACGATTTCTGCTATCGTTTCTTACAACTATTACAGGGAGTCCATTGAACAAAATACAGCTGATTATGTATCACAAACCTCCATGGAGGTTCTCAATAAAATTGAGGATTATATTGATGACATGAGAATGATCACGAAAATCCCCATGTACTCAAGTGAGCTTCAAAGCTATCTAGCATCTCCTGAAAAAGGCATTGAAAAGGATATCCGAATTGATTTCTATATTCGCCTGATGTCAGAGATGAAAAAAGGAACGAATGCGGTCTATATATTTGATAATTATGGAAACTCCTTTTATCACAACAGTCTTGGAAGCAACGAGGAAGCTGCTACACATTATGACAAGCTCAAGCAAATTGCTCGTAATCAGAGCGGTTCCGCTGTATTGATTAATACGCAAGCTGTTAAAACAGATTCAGGCAAAACCAAGTATATTCTCACGATGGTGCGAGATATTATCGATCTGACTACCTATCAACCAATTGGTTTTGTCGCTGTAGAAACGGATCTAAGTACGGTGGAAGCTTACTTCAAACATCTGGATCAGATTACGGGTGGCAAAACGATTATTGTAGATGAGCAAAATAGCGTCATTTTTGATAGCGCTTACGAAAATATCTCAAGTAATTGGAGAGATAAAGAAAGTATCGAGAAATCGCCGAATGCTTCGGGTAATTTTCATATCGAGAAAAATGGGGAGCAATACTATAGCATCTATCTATCTTCTCAGAAGCTAGGCTGGAAGGTATATGTCTATGTAAAAACAAAAGAGTTATTCAGCAAAGCGAATAAGATTCGAAACTCTACGATGATTGTTACATCCGTAATTCTTTTGGTTACCCTGCTAAGCTCCATATTGATTTCATGGGCGTTCACTAAACCGTTGCGGGTATTAACTGGCTTAATGAAGAAAGTGCAGGAGGGTGATTTCATGGTCAGTTTCCCTGTGCGGTTCTTGGATGAAGTCGGTATATTGGGCGTTAACTTTAATCGAATGATCAAGAAAATAGTTGAATTGATAAACGATGTCCAGGTTGCATCCTTTCGAAAACAGGAAGCCGAAATGGAAGCCTTGCAGGCGCAGATCAATCCTCATTTTATATATAACACTTTAGAGACATTGAGAATGAAGGCTTTAATTAATGAGGATAGAGAAGTATCTGAGATGGCCCTATTCCTAGGTAAATTATTGAGATATAGCATCATTAAAAGTGGTGAAATCGTAACCGTCAAACAAGAGCTAGAGCATCTGACCAATTACATTAAACTTCAAAATTATCGATTCAAAAATCGTTATCACTTAACTATCGCTATCGATCCTGAGCTTGAGAAATATGCCATGATAAAGCTGGTATTTCAGCCCATCGTTGAGAATGCGATCTTTCACGGCTTGGAGAAGAGATCAGGGCAGGGAACCATTACGATTTCGTCAAAAATGGAAGGGGAATATTACTACGTCTTATTTGAAGATGATGGTGTTGGCATCTCACCCGAGCAGGTAAAGAAATTGAATAGCCGAATTCAGCTGGGTAATGTGGCTCCTAACGACAAGGGAGATACGGGCAACGGGATTGGATTACACAATGTAAACGAACGTATTAAGCTTCATTATGGGACTAAGTATGGCTTAACTATTGAAAGTGAGTTGGATAAAGGTGTAATCGTATTTTTGAAGCTTCCATCTGTTAAGAGCCATGTATTGCTGAAGTAA
- a CDS encoding response regulator transcription factor: MLNIALVDDEDTILFGMTKLISEMNDNYHVIATFNNGQEVLDSTLLGQFDLLITDIKMPCMDGLELIKEVVLHYPDLPCLIVSGFSEFDYARTAMRYGVIDYLLKPVDPDELNEKLSSILQAKQPLVITQIDGDKNKAIRLVKNWISAHYDSELDMSALAELVHLNPNYLSRLFKIETGESLTGYLIHTRMQKAKELLVNQLELKIYEIAERIGYNDSTYFTKLFKKLNGYTPLEYRNKQ, translated from the coding sequence ATGTTAAATATTGCATTGGTAGACGATGAGGACACCATCCTGTTCGGTATGACTAAGCTTATTAGCGAAATGAACGATAATTATCATGTAATTGCCACCTTTAATAACGGCCAAGAGGTATTAGATTCAACATTGTTGGGGCAATTTGATTTGCTTATTACAGATATCAAAATGCCTTGTATGGATGGGCTGGAGCTCATTAAGGAAGTCGTGCTCCATTATCCGGATTTGCCTTGTCTTATTGTTAGTGGCTTTTCTGAATTTGATTATGCCAGAACAGCCATGCGTTATGGAGTCATTGATTATCTTCTCAAGCCGGTAGATCCGGATGAGCTTAATGAGAAGCTATCAAGTATTCTTCAAGCAAAGCAGCCTTTGGTCATTACACAAATAGATGGAGATAAGAATAAGGCGATTAGATTGGTGAAAAATTGGATATCAGCTCACTATGATTCCGAATTGGACATGTCTGCACTGGCAGAGCTTGTACACTTAAATCCAAATTACCTGTCACGTCTGTTCAAGATTGAGACGGGCGAGAGCTTGACAGGATACTTAATCCATACGCGAATGCAGAAGGCGAAAGAGCTTCTCGTTAACCAACTGGAACTTAAAATTTACGAAATTGCAGAACGAATCGGGTACAATGACTCAACTTATTTCACCAAGCTTTTTAAGAAATTGAATGGATATACGCCATTAGAATATCGAAACAAACAATAA
- a CDS encoding ABC transporter substrate-binding protein, translating into MKKSISAVGTTILALTLLTACGGNNEADKNKQTASASNSPTESALTAETSTPTEADTIKGKITFAINRTDMDDKLKEYADKFHEKYPNAEVVIEPIKDYEGTLKIRLASNEAPDVMYMNTIITPSTDLWPDFYAPIDDLGYAGKSYLPLSEYEGHAYSISEGVYVTGVLYNKKTFADAGVTESPKTYDEFISVLETLKAKGVLPIGSMLKSNWPLSTWETVAFAQTADSQAVFEQMVNTNTPYTDENSLVKGFKFVRELVDKGYFEKDLLSSDWDVLRKQMASGKVGMLYLANYGLAALDGTPAEDVGFFPLPIDNSGQPVTMMTPGWNLVISKGSKNMDTAKAFYKFWIEESGYQDHNGLIPPLKDMKSKNAPLADFLSNNPRIVSVLPPQDSYNKILNKAQIGNTMILQEIMLNKDNNIQPILDKYNKKWADARK; encoded by the coding sequence ATGAAAAAATCAATAAGCGCTGTAGGGACAACTATTCTAGCTTTAACTTTACTAACCGCTTGTGGTGGAAATAATGAAGCCGATAAGAATAAGCAAACAGCTAGTGCCAGTAACTCTCCTACCGAATCAGCATTAACAGCGGAAACATCAACTCCGACAGAGGCTGATACGATTAAAGGAAAGATTACATTTGCAATTAATCGTACGGATATGGACGACAAGCTCAAGGAATATGCGGATAAATTTCATGAGAAATATCCAAATGCTGAGGTTGTCATTGAACCCATTAAAGACTATGAAGGAACGCTGAAAATCAGATTGGCTTCCAATGAAGCACCTGACGTTATGTACATGAACACGATCATTACACCGAGCACTGATTTATGGCCTGATTTTTATGCCCCAATTGATGACTTGGGTTATGCTGGGAAGTCATATCTTCCTTTATCCGAGTACGAGGGACACGCCTACTCTATAAGTGAAGGTGTATATGTAACAGGTGTGCTCTATAACAAGAAAACATTTGCTGACGCAGGTGTTACGGAATCTCCAAAAACCTATGATGAATTCATTAGTGTATTGGAAACTTTGAAAGCAAAAGGTGTATTGCCAATCGGTAGTATGCTAAAAAGCAATTGGCCTTTGAGTACATGGGAGACTGTTGCTTTTGCACAAACAGCTGATTCTCAAGCAGTGTTTGAGCAGATGGTCAATACGAATACCCCCTATACAGATGAAAACTCTTTAGTGAAGGGATTTAAATTCGTTAGAGAGTTAGTTGATAAAGGCTACTTCGAGAAAGATTTACTTTCCAGTGATTGGGATGTTTTACGTAAACAGATGGCTTCAGGAAAAGTTGGTATGCTCTATTTGGCAAATTACGGGTTAGCCGCCTTGGATGGAACGCCAGCTGAAGATGTCGGATTTTTCCCCTTACCGATTGATAATTCTGGACAGCCCGTTACGATGATGACCCCCGGCTGGAATTTGGTCATTAGCAAGGGCAGTAAAAATATGGACACTGCTAAAGCCTTTTATAAATTCTGGATTGAGGAATCCGGTTATCAGGACCATAACGGGTTAATTCCTCCTCTTAAAGACATGAAATCTAAAAATGCACCACTTGCAGATTTCTTGTCTAATAATCCGCGAATTGTAAGTGTACTGCCGCCACAAGATAGCTACAATAAGATTCTTAATAAAGCTCAAATCGGAAATACGATGATTTTGCAAGAAATCATGCTCAATAAGGACAATAATATCCAGCCTATTCTGGACAAATACAATAAAAAGTGGGCCGACGCTAGAAAATAA